TGCCGTTTGCCTTTGCGTGATACATCGCTATGTCCGCATTGCGGAGGAGATTGTCAGGGTTGTTAGAGTTTGGATAACTGAATGCGATCCCGATACTCAGGGTTATGAAGACCTCATGCCCCGCGAGTTTCAAAGGCTGAAGCAGAGCGTTCTGCACGCGTTTTATCAGCGCTGTTACATCATTCGTATCTGTTATCTCTTCAAGGAGTATCGCGAATTCATCCCCTCCGAAACGCGCGACTGTATCACTCGGCCTGAGGCATTCAATAAAACACTGGCTGGCCTTGATAAGCAGCTGGTCTCCCGCCATATGCCCGAGGCTGTCATTTATCACCTTGAACCGGTCCAGGTCTATGAAAAGCACCGCAAATAGTTTTTCATTTTTCCGGGTCTTGCGCTTTATCGCGTGTGAAAGGCGGTCCATAAAGAGCGCGCGGTTCGGAAGGCTTGTCAGGGAATCATGAAAAGCGTCATGGGTCAGCTGTTCTTCAATTACTTTTCGTTCTGTGATATCCGTCTGGGAACCTGCCATACGGTATGCCTTGCCTGACTCATCCCTTACGGCAAGCCCTCTGGTAAGCATCCACCGGTATGTCCCGTCTTTATGGCGCATGCGCTGCTCATTCTGGAACTGCGGTGTAAGGCCTTCAATATGCGCCTTGAGTCCTGTCTCAACCTGGATGATGTCATTAGGGTGTGTGTGCTTGCCCCATTCTTCAAAACTATCCTTGATCTCATCGTCATTATAGCCGAGCATCGCTTTCCAGCGGGGAGAATAGTATATTTTGTTGGAGATAAGGTCCCAGTCCCATAAGCCGTCATTGGCGCCCTGCGCCGCAAGCATATATCTTTCTTCGCTTTCCCTGAGCCTGTCCTCGGTCCTTATGCGCTCAGTGATCTCTTTATTGAGTTCATCATAGCTTTCCTTGAGCCCTTTGCTCATTATGTTGAAATTCTCGGCAAGCTCGCCGAATTCAGTTCTGTCATGATGTTTTATTGTGGCGCCTATATCCCCTGAGGCGATGTTTCTTGTTGCGGAAAGGAGCTTGCTGACAGGCATTGTGATGAATCTTGTCAGTCTGAAGGCTACGATAATGCTGAAGAAGAGGGTTGCCAGTATTGTTGTTATCAGCACACTTTGTATTTGATTGATCTTTTTAGTGCTGTTGGTTGTCAATGCCTCAAGCCTGACGCTTGCCTTCCTTGACATATCCATAAGCGCGGCAAGTATATCATCTCCCGTGGAGATCGAGTTTTGTTTGTATTTGTCAATTCTATCGGTTGTGGCGCTTCCTGTAATGAAGTAGCTGATCTGGTTCTCATAATCTTTTACAAGGGACTGAATGCGCATTATCTGGCTGTTTATGTATGGCTTATGGTGGCATGAGAAGCATTCACTGACTTTTTCGTTAAGCGACATTACATCAGCCGCCATCCTGTTCAGGTCTTTGGTGTTGGAAGTGTTGAATTTGTATATATTTGACTGGACAGACTGGAGGTTTATAAGGAGGTCCCTTCTCAGGTCCCCGACCTGGTGCAGCTTGATAATATTGCTGACATCCGACGCGCTGTCGGAGATGTAAAACATTGAGACCGCGGCGCCTGCGAAGAAGATCATGAAAAGGGTGATAAGGGAGAGGATGATCTTCTTTGTCATTTGTTCCTGTAGTTATAAGTTCCGAGATCAATGCCAGCTTTTTTTACCATATCGAATACAGGCAGATAATCTTCCTTTGTGGTGATGATAAACTCTTTGGCACCGAACTTTTCCAGTACCGCCATTCCATCAGGGTCTTTGCTCATGCCGAGCAGCGCGGACTGAAGTTTTTTTATTATGGATTTGGCAATGTTGCTTTTCAGGCCGAG
The sequence above is drawn from the Nitrospirota bacterium genome and encodes:
- a CDS encoding EAL domain-containing protein, with protein sequence MTKKIILSLITLFMIFFAGAAVSMFYISDSASDVSNIIKLHQVGDLRRDLLINLQSVQSNIYKFNTSNTKDLNRMAADVMSLNEKVSECFSCHHKPYINSQIMRIQSLVKDYENQISYFITGSATTDRIDKYKQNSISTGDDILAALMDMSRKASVRLEALTTNSTKKINQIQSVLITTILATLFFSIIVAFRLTRFITMPVSKLLSATRNIASGDIGATIKHHDRTEFGELAENFNIMSKGLKESYDELNKEITERIRTEDRLRESEERYMLAAQGANDGLWDWDLISNKIYYSPRWKAMLGYNDDEIKDSFEEWGKHTHPNDIIQVETGLKAHIEGLTPQFQNEQRMRHKDGTYRWMLTRGLAVRDESGKAYRMAGSQTDITERKVIEEQLTHDAFHDSLTSLPNRALFMDRLSHAIKRKTRKNEKLFAVLFIDLDRFKVINDSLGHMAGDQLLIKASQCFIECLRPSDTVARFGGDEFAILLEEITDTNDVTALIKRVQNALLQPLKLAGHEVFITLSIGIAFSYPNSNNPDNLLRNADIAMYHAKANGRNRYEIFNEIMYKDVITSMKMENDMRRAIVNKEFKVFYQPFISLKDNRICGFEALIRWDHPEMGMVQPSEFIPLSEETGMIVPIGKWVLNEACRQICEWNNRFRFDIPLKMNVNISSKQFLPDLINQVKLVIQKTGIEPKNLTLEITETLLMENAELTAPLLQQLKEMGVMLQVDDFGTGYSSLSYLHNFPFDGLKIDRSFIAKIGTKDEKLEILKAIITLAQNLDLHVVAEGVETSEQFVKIKRLNCEYIQGFLLSKPLSAADAELFLADRERVALLFDNMK